A window of the Bradyrhizobium diazoefficiens genome harbors these coding sequences:
- a CDS encoding sugar ABC transporter ATP-binding protein has protein sequence MVSGINKRFGGVRALRDVNLEVRAGEVHALLGENGAGKSTLIKILSGVHVLDSGTIEIAGRPVEFDSPAKSREAGIAVVYQDLSLVESLSVADNLLLGREPRARFGFVRQRALMASAKAFLTELGIPLDTSATVGSLPFAYRQMTEIAKALMGEVRLLILDEPTSSLTSDEVRILFDAIGKATRRGVGVIYVTHRLNEVFEISQRVTVLRDGANAGTFVTAETDMTRLVSAIVGTDRSASTGPRAEPAAKRELDPSPVLALSDVSNDRLRNVELSVLKGEIHGLAGLIGSGRTEILETVFGLRPLESGAIEIEGRRWVPRGPADAIEQGIALVPEDRHVQGLVLDHSIERNVTLPRIPHFSRWGWMQQRAAARRAETAVARLAVKAPGAFSLVRTLSGGNQQKVVFGKWNDPRPRVLLLDEPTVGVDVGAREEIYAVIWNAVREGSGVLVVSSDLVELIELCDRISVIVNGRVARTLSRGEIDDAEELHHLLQMYQASGPGPLQELPA, from the coding sequence ATGGTGAGTGGCATCAACAAGCGCTTTGGCGGCGTGCGAGCGCTACGCGACGTTAATCTCGAGGTCCGTGCGGGCGAGGTGCACGCGCTGCTGGGCGAGAATGGCGCGGGAAAATCCACGCTGATCAAGATTCTCAGCGGTGTTCATGTCCTCGACAGCGGCACGATCGAGATCGCCGGCAGGCCGGTGGAATTCGACAGCCCGGCGAAGTCGCGCGAGGCGGGGATCGCCGTCGTCTATCAGGACCTCAGCCTCGTCGAATCCTTGAGCGTCGCGGACAATCTGTTGCTCGGCCGTGAGCCGCGTGCGCGTTTCGGCTTCGTGCGGCAGCGCGCGCTGATGGCCAGTGCCAAGGCGTTCCTGACGGAGCTCGGCATTCCCCTGGATACGAGTGCGACTGTCGGCTCGCTGCCTTTCGCCTATCGCCAGATGACGGAGATCGCCAAGGCCCTGATGGGCGAGGTTCGGCTTCTGATCCTCGATGAGCCGACCTCCTCGCTGACATCGGATGAGGTTCGGATCCTGTTCGATGCGATCGGGAAGGCGACGCGCCGCGGCGTCGGCGTGATCTATGTGACCCATCGGCTCAACGAGGTCTTTGAGATCTCGCAGCGCGTGACGGTGCTGCGTGATGGCGCTAACGCCGGCACGTTCGTCACCGCCGAGACCGACATGACGCGGCTGGTGAGCGCGATCGTCGGAACCGATCGATCGGCATCGACAGGTCCACGCGCCGAACCTGCCGCAAAGCGTGAATTGGATCCGTCGCCGGTCCTGGCGCTGTCGGACGTGTCCAACGACCGGCTTCGCAACGTCGAACTTTCCGTGCTGAAGGGCGAGATCCACGGCCTCGCCGGGTTGATCGGCAGCGGACGCACGGAGATTCTGGAGACGGTGTTTGGCCTCCGGCCGCTCGAGAGCGGCGCAATCGAGATCGAGGGCCGGCGATGGGTGCCGAGAGGGCCTGCCGATGCGATCGAGCAGGGCATCGCGCTGGTGCCGGAAGACCGACATGTGCAGGGTTTGGTCCTTGACCATTCGATCGAACGAAACGTCACCTTGCCGCGGATTCCCCATTTCTCGCGCTGGGGCTGGATGCAGCAACGCGCCGCCGCCAGGCGTGCGGAAACCGCGGTCGCCAGGCTCGCGGTGAAAGCGCCGGGCGCGTTCAGCCTGGTCAGGACACTCTCCGGCGGCAACCAGCAAAAGGTCGTGTTCGGAAAATGGAATGATCCGCGGCCGCGCGTGCTGCTCCTGGACGAGCCGACGGTCGGCGTCGACGTGGGCGCACGCGAGGAAATCTATGCCGTGATCTGGAATGCCGTCCGCGAGGGCAGCGGGGTCCTGGTCGTCTCGTCCGATCTCGTCGAATTGATCGAGCTCTGCGACCGCATCTCCGTGATCGTCAACGGGCGTGTGGCTCGTACGCTTTCGCGTGGCGAGATCGATGATGCCGAAGAGCTGCATCATCTCCTCCAGATGTACCAAGCCTCAGGGCCGGGCCCCTTGCAAGAGCTTCCCGCATGA